The Fimbriimonadaceae bacterium nucleotide sequence TCGACCTCGGCTCGATCAAGGGCAACATCGGATCGCAAAACTACAAGATTCCCTCGACGATTAACCCAGGGGAGATCAAGTCGATCGCCATCTGGTGCAAACGGTTCAACGTAGGATTTGGAGGTGCGACTCTGACGAAGGCTCAATGAATACCACTCTCGCGACTTGACGTCCATCTAGCACGAACGACCCATATGCACACCACCACGAAATCCTCACTCGTCCTTCTCGCCTTGACCACGACCCTATCCGCCTTTGCCGCGAACGACATCACGGTGACGAGCGGCAAGTTCCAGGGCTCGACCAGCCTCTCTGGAACCGCGTCCGTCGTCGAGCGAAACGACAAGCGGTTCCTCGACTTTAAATGGTCCAAGGCCCCCGTCAAGACCGTAAAGTTTCGCCTAGTCAAGAAAGAATCGCTCTCGACCGGTGCCTTCCCGACCGGCGTGGAGTTTGTCGAACTTGGCACGACGACCACGAGCGTACCCATCTCCAAGTCGCTCGACGTCTGGCTCTACCGCTCCGTCGCCGCGATCGACGCCAAAGGCAACGTGATCGCTTTCGCCAACCTCCGCTCGGCCCAAGAGAAGGGTCGCTAGGAGACACCCGCTAAGGGACCCCCACCAATCCAAAACAACCCAAGACAACCCAAACCAACCCGAACCAACCCGAACCAACCCGAACCAACCCGAACCAACCCGAACCAACCCGAACCAACCCGAACCAACCCGAACCAACCCGAACCAACCCGAACAACCCCAACTCAATGAAACTCAACACGATCACCCTCATTGCCGCTGCTGCGACTCTCTTCGCCGCCGTCCCGTCCGTTAGCTATGCGAGCTCCGTGCTTGCAAGCCCCTCACCGACCGTTTTCGCTCCGTCCTACCACGAGGCCAAGACTTCGATGTTCAAGGGCATAGAAGTCAACAAGGGTCACGCCATGCTCGTCCATAAGGAGAACAAGCATTTCTTAAAGGTCAGCGACGACTTCCAGATTCCGAACTCGCCGGCGCCGCACTGGCAGGTCGTCGATTCGATGGGCAACACTTACCTGCTCAACCAGCTGAAGATTGTCGGTGAAAAGACGAACCGACAGATCGAACTCCCCGGCTACATCAAGGACGTCAAGTACGTGCAGATCTGGTGCTCCTTCGCTGAGGTCCTCTTGGGCGAAGCGTCCTTCGCCGAGGCCCAAAAGGTCAACTAAGGGCCTAAGAGCCACCAAGACGCCATGACTAGCATCCTTGACCGTCGCGAATCCTTCGAACAGGTGGCACTTCGCGAGGTCGAGGTCCTCTACCGCGTGGCAAAACGCCTGACACTGAACAGTAACGACGCCGAAGACCTTGTCGGCCAGACGATGCTCAACGCAGCGAAAAACTGGCAGGCTTTCGACGGCCGTCATGCGAGGAGTTGGCTCATTCGGATCCTCCGGAACGAGTGGAACCAGCTCCTACGCAAGAGAAAAGTGCGCCAAGAGGTCGACATGGAGTCGATCTCCGAGCCGAGCGAAGAGGGCTTCTGGCAGAAGGTCGAAGTCCGACTGGACGTCGAGACGATCCTGGTCGCGCTTGACACGATCGGCGAGGACTACCGCGCCGCGATCACGCTGTGCGACGTCGAAGAGATGGACTACGCCGAGGCGGCCATCGCCCTCGACATCCCCCAGGCGACTCTTCGCACGCGGCTCCACCGCGGGCGCAAGCAACTTCAGGCGAAGTTGGTGAGTCTTAGACCGTAAAATAGGAGAAACGCAGATGAGCTTTCACAAGACAGAAGGGCCCCCCTGCCGGCACATGGAGTCGTTGCTCCAGGAAGTCGCCGATGGCCACGCGAAGGGCTTGCGCCGATGGTACGCGGTCGCCCACGCCACCCGGTGCGTCCGCTGCGGCTCGTTTCTACAGCGCCTCAGCCTTTCGCTGCAGGTTCTCAGGGCCGCAAAGCAGTCTTCCGGCGACCCCGAGGCCGTCGATCGCCTGAGCGCAAAGATCCGTTCCCTCTCCAGCTAGCAACGAGTTTCGCTCTTCCCGAAGCGCGAGTTCGAGTAAGACGCTTTCGACCGGTACGCCCCAGCTAACTTGGAACGTATCAATCGCCATTGCGGCCAGCGCCTGGAGAATAGTGCCCTTATCCTACCGAGTGCTCGAGGCTGACTGCGAGAAGCTTTTGCGCCTCGACCGCGAACTCCATCGGAAGCTCGCGGAAGACGTCTTTGCAGAAGCCGCTGACGATCATGTTGACCGCGTCCTCCTCGCTGATGCCTCGCTGGGCGAGGTAGAAGAGCTGGTCTTCGCCAATCTTGGACGTGGTCGCCTCGTGCTCCATCTTGGCCGTGTTGTTCTTGACCTCGATGTACGGGAACGTGTGGGCGCCGCAACGGTCGCCCATAAGCATGGAGTCGCACACGCTGTAGTTGCGGGCGCCGTCCGCACCGGCGTTGATCTTCACCAAGCCCCGGTAGGTGTTCTGGCCGTTCCCGGCGCTGATCCCCTTCGACACGATGGTCGACCGGGTGCGCTTGCCGATATGGATCATCTTGGTGCCCGTATCGGCCTGCTGCTTGTTGGCGGTCAGGGCGACGCTGTAAAACTCGCCCACGCTGTCGTCACCTTTTAGGATCACGCTGGGGTACTTCCAGGTGATGGCGCTGCCGGTCTCGACCTGCGTCCACGTGATCTTGGCCCCGCTTTCGCGGCAGATGCCCCGCTTTGTGACGAAGTTGAAGATGCCGCCCTTGCCGGTGTGGGGGTCGCCCGGGTACCAGTTCTGGACGGTCGAATACTTAATGGTGGCGTCCTTAAGCGCAACGAGCTCGACCACGGCGGCGTGGAGTTGGTTCTCATCGCGGCGGGGGGCGGTGCAGCCCTCGAGGTAGCTCACATAAGCGCCCTCTTCGGCGATGATGAGGGTGCGCTCGAACTGGCCGGTGTTCTCGGCGTTGATGCGGAAATATGTGGAGAGCTCCATCGGGCAGCGCGTGTTCTTCGGAATGAACACGAACGAGCCGTCGCTGAAGACGGCGCTGTTCAGGGTCGCGAAGTAGTTGTCGCTGTAAGGGACGACGGAGCCGAGGTACTCCCGGATGAGCTCGGGGTAATCGCGGATGGCCTCACTGATCGAGCAGAAAAGCACTCCCGCCTTCTTAAGCTCTTCCTTGAACGTCGTGACTACTGAGACGGAGTCGAACACGGCGTCGATGGCAACGCCGCCGCTAGGCGGTTGGCCGTTGGCGGTTGGCTGTCCAGCGGCGTGGGCCTCGGCCGCGCCCCGCACGTTCAGCAAGATCTCTTGCTCACGCAGCGGGATGCCCAGCTTCTCAAACGTGCGGACCAGTTCCGGGTCAGCCTCGTCGATCGAGTTCAAGACCGGCTTCTTTTTCGGCGCGGAGTAGTAGCTGATGGACTGGAGGTCGGGGAGCTCGTAGCCCACGTTCGGCCACTTCGGATAGGGCATGGTGGCGAGGTGCCGGAACGCCTTCAGCCGCCATTCCAGCATCCAATCGGGCTCGCCTTTCTTGGCGCTGATGAAGCGGACGGTGTCTTCGCTGAGGCCGGGCGGAAGGGTGTCCGCCTCGACGTCGCTGACGAATCCCCACTGGTACTCCCGCTCGGCGACGTGCTCTAGAAGGGCGTCGTCGTCCATTCCCTCGGTTTGCTTGTCCAGATGGTCAGAGATCGCCATAGTCCCTGCTACTATACGCGCCCCTGCGTCAAACCTCCCGGAAGTTGAGCCTAAATGTCGGTCGGAGACGGCCGCAGGGCCTACAGCTCATTACGGGGCCAGACCGTTTATCGGCGTTTCTATTCTTACGGGCTGCATAGGGCCCAGGAAAAAGTTAATGCTGAAGAAAGGTTGGCCACTGGCCCTTATCGCGTTCCTCATCGCCGGATGCGGCGAGGGCTCCGGCCCCATCGCAAAGGGGGATGCAAAGCGAGCAGAGCCCAAGACGGTGGCGGTAGCGAAGCAGGACATCGTCGGATACGAGTTTTTTGACGGTGAGCTCATGACGCCTCCGGACGCTCAAGCGGTCATTACCTCCCCCTACGACACGCGCGTCGAAGAGGTCGTCTCAGCCGTTGGCAACCCGGTGAACCGGGGAGAGACACTCATCAAGCTCCAGATCCCGGGGGTCGACTCGGCAAAGGCGAACGCCAAGGCAGGCGCCGCGTCGGCCGAAGCGGCGTATGAAGCCGAGAGGGCGCAAGTGTCACAGCCACTTCGGGATGCTCGAAAGCACCTTGAGGAAGCCCGGGCGAACGAGAAGGCGGGGCGCGATGCGGCCGCGGCGGGCGAGACAGTGGACCTCGAGGCCCTGACGGTGGAGCGCAAGGCCGCGGAATCCGAAGTCGCCCGGCTCCAGGCGGAAGTCAATGCGACCCTACAGCCGAGCAAGTCGGCCGTCCGTGCCGCCCAAACCGACCTAGAATTGGCCAAAGAGGCTGAGGAGAAGGGAATTCTTCGATCGCCGATCGGAGGCTACATCGTCGCAATGGATGCCAAGCCCGGTCTCGACGCGAAAGCAAAACAGGTTCTCGCGACCGTCGTGAATCCCAGCCAGCTCAGGGTCAAGGGCAAAGTCCCTCCCGAGATGAAGGACATGGTCAAGGAAGGCACCGACGTCGTCGTAACGATGGTGGGTGCAGAAAAGCCCCTGCTCGGCCGCGTGCTTTCGGTTTCCGTCCTCCCTCCTGTGGGCGACAGTGGAACGAGCCCGGGCTACGAAGCGGTGATCCGTTTCCGGGATATCAAGGGCGCGATAAGTCCGAGTAAGGTCACGGGCATCGGCGTGAAAACAGGAACGGCAGACGACGTCCTTGTCGTTCCGGTCGGCGCTATCCACAATAAGGACGGCGAAAAGTACGTCGAGGTCAAGCGAGGCAACGACTGGGTCAGCACGCCCGTCGAGACCGGATTGTCAGACGGCGCCCTCATTGAGGTCAAGATGGGCCTCAAGGAAGGCGACATGGTTCGCTTCTTCCCAGAGACCGAGTGAAACGAATCCGGGGGCCAGCGATAACGCCGGCCCCCGGTTTGTGGACCTCGACTAGTTGCTGATCGTCCACGCGACCATGTCGGTCTCGTGGCACCAGTTGATGACGGCCGCGGGGCCGGTCTGGCGAATGGTGTAGCGGCAGCGGACGGCGCCGGCCGGGCCGACGTAACGCGCCAGGCTGCCGGTGGCGGTCAATTCGCGCTTCGTCATGACCGTATTGATCGCGTCGGACCGAACGTCGGTGGCGTCCCAGTTGTTCGTCACGAAGTTAAAGAGCTCGATCGTCTGGCGGAACGAGCCGGTGTGGAACATGCGGCTCGTGACCGACGTCTTGAGCGCGCTCGGGGAGGCCGTCGGCGATGTGCTGTTCACCTCGACGTTGACGGGCGGCTCTGCGAGGTTCTGCACGATGAACTTGCAGACGCGCAGCGAGTTGTTGTCCTCGGTCTGCAGGCTCTGAAGGTTGCCGGCGTCGACACGGCCGCGGCGGACCGTGAAGCTCTCCGGCTTGACCACGACCTCCGACGATCCCGGGATCGTCACGTACTGCACGCCCGGAATGTTGCCGAAGTTCACTTGGCGCGGATCGCCCAGGTTGTCGCCGCCGCCAATGCCCGGCAGAACCTGGTTCGAAAGGAAGTCGAACCCATCGTTGAAGACGAAGACGCACAACCGGATGTCCCCGGTCGGGCTGCCCAGTTGGGTGAGCGGGATCTTCAGCTCGATGCCGGTGGTCACCGCGTCGGTGACCGCCGTGTTCATCGTCCCGAGTCCGTCGGTCGCACCCGCGATGTTCGAGTTGTTGATCGTGCCGGCGACGCCGTTCGGGTTGTTGCCGCCCGTGAGCGTGCCGTTGCTGCCCGGCGTGGTGGAGCCGACATAGTAGGCGGTGCCACCGTTGGCGACCGTTTCAACCTGCGAAAAGTTGACGAAGACGCCGACCGGCGAACCCCCCGCGACAAAGCCCATCCAGCTGTCCGCCGCAAAACCGGCGTCGAACGTGAGGCCGTTCCCCGAGCCGTCGTCGCCGAACAGTTGGAAGCGGTTGAAGTCGACGTCCGGCAGACCGGCGGGCAAGCGGTTGTAACCTCCCGTCTTGTGGTCGAAGAAGAGCGAGACCTTGTTGTACACGCCGTTGTCCGCACCGACGTTGCCGCCGATGAAAAGGTAAAGGTCGGTCGCAGTCCGCACGTAGTAAACGTTATCGGCCTCTGAGCCGTTGGCGAAGTCGATCAGGCCCAAGTTGTTGTCGCCAAAGGCGGTCTGGGTGTCCTGGGCAGACGCCTTGACATAAACGGCGTCCCGCTGCCCATCGATCGTTGGAATTTGGGCGAAGGCAGCGCCGCAAACCGTGAGGGCCAGCGACGCTATGAGAATGCGAGGAAAGTTGACCATATGTTCTCCACTCTGAGGTTTTAAGGATTCTGGGAACCCGTCGCCTTACCGGCTTATGAATACGAATTCCCATGGTGACGATACAACACTGGCCGCAAGAAAGAAAACCCTACCGGCAATTTCCAGCAGAGATATTTGCTGGTTCTTAATAAAAAGCGGCGCGCCCAGGGAGAATCCTGAGCGCGCCGCCCGCCTTGACGGGGTCGCCTTTTACCGACCGACCGTGAAGTCGATGCTGTCCACTTCGTGGCACCAGAGGCTGGCGCCGGCAGGACCGGTCTGCTTGACGGTGTAGCGCATCAGCAATCGGCCACCGGAGACGAACCGAGCGTAGGGCCCGCCTGCAACGACCGTCCGGTCGCTGAACGAGGTGTTGACCGGGAACTCGGCACGGTTCACCCAAGCGCCGGCAGTGAAGTCGCGCAGCTCAAGGGCAACGCGGAAAGAGCCAGTGGTCTGCATTCGATTGCGATAGTGCATCTCCAGGCTCGAAGGGTTGCTCACTGTAGTCGGCGCGCCCACTTCCACGTTGACCGGGTCAACGGACTGGTTCGGCACGATGAACTTGCAGACGCGGAGCACGTTGCCGTCCGATTGGGCAAGGCTCGCCACGTTGCCCGCGTCGAGTCGGCCCAGGCGGATCACGAAGTTGTCCGGCACGGCTTTCTCAGCCGCGGCCGGAACCGTGAACCATTGCTCGCCATTGATCGCGGAGAAGTCCGCCAAGCGCGGTTCGGCAAGGTTGTCACCGCCATTGAGGCCGCTCAAGACCTGGTTGGACAGGTAATCGTGGCCGCCGCCGTTCACGAAGATGCAAAGCTTGATCGGACCGGTCGGGTTGCCGATCGCAGCCAGCGGGATCCTGAATTCCATGCCCGTGGTGACGCCCGCGCCGTTGCCCGGGTCGATCCCGTTGCCGCCCGGCACGCCGGCCGTGTTGGAGTTGTCCAGGGTCGCTTCGATCCCGAACGGGTTGGTGCCGCCATTGAGCGTGCCGTTACCCTGCACTCCCATGCCGAGGTAGTAACCGACGCCGCCGTTCGCGACAGCCTTGACCTCGCTGTAGTTTGCGTAGAGCTCAAGCGGGCTGTTGCCGCAGGTCAAGCCAAGCCAGTAGTCCGCCGCAAGGGCCGTGTCGAAGGTCAGGCCGTTGCCGGTGCCATCGTCGCTCATGCGGTTCAAGGCGCCGAAGTCCACGTCCGGATAGTCGCCCGTCAGCCTCGTGTGCCCGCCGGCGATGCTGTCGATGAAGATCTCAAGCTTGTTAAAATTGCTCTCCAGGTTGCCGCCGACCAGGATGTAGAGGTCCGTGGCCGTCCGGTAGACGTAGCAGTTGTCGAGCTCGCTGCCGTTCGCGAAGTCGGGAAGTCCGAGGTTGCTGTCGCCGAACTGGGTCTGCGTATTTTGTACGACTATCGGGCTGCCGTAGACAGGGTCGGCGATCCCGTCCACAGTCTGCGCAACGGCGAGCCCACAGGCTGCCATGAGCGCGGTGGTGAAAATGCCTTTTGTCAGTTTCATGTCTCTTCTCCTCATTGAGTCCGTCATGCGAGGCGGAAGCTACTGCTCCTGCCTGTGAATACGAATTCACAGTTAGTATACGGCACAAATCACCCTGAGTGGCAAGTGCATCTGCCCGCAGGTGTGCGAGATTTCCACCAGCCCCGCAAAGCTGCTGGAGAGACAAAAAGAAGGCCGCCCCCGCTAGAGGGGCGGCCTTTGGCCTTCTGTCGAGCCAGGCGTTACTGGCCGACGGTCCAGACCGCGCGGTCTGTGAGCTGGCACCAGATGCTGGCGCCGGCAGGGCCGGTCTGCTTGATGCGGTATCGCGCGCGCAGGGCGTTCCCGCCCCCGACGTAGCGGCCCAAGGAACCGGTTCCGTTCAGAGTGCGCTCAGTGAACGTCGTGCCGACGGCGTCGGTGCGGACGTCGGTCGCATCGAACGAGTTCGTCTGCCAGTTGTACATGTCCAGGATCTGGCTGAACGAGCCCGTAGTGTCCATCCTGGAAAGGACGGTGAAGCTCAGCGAGGTCGGGTTGCTTCCCGGCGCCGTGCCGTCGATTTCGACGTTGATCGGTTCGACGAACTGGTTCGGCACGATGAACTTGCACACGACGAGCGAGTCGCCGTCACGCCCCGCAAGGCTCTGGACGTTGCCGGAGGCGAGGCGGCCCAGGCGGACCGTGAAGCTGCCCGGCGCGACTTCGACGTTCGAGCCGCCCGTCACGGTGAGGACGGCGTTGCCGGTCGCCGTCTGGCGGTCCGGGTTGGTCAGGGTCAGGTTGCGAGTGCCGGTGGCGGCGTTCGCCGCGACCGTGACGTTCAGTACGACCTGGGTCGGGTTGCTGTGGTTGAACGTGATGCTGTTGACGGTGACGCCCGTGCCGCTGAAGAGCGCTTCGAGGCGCTGCGGGAAGCTGGCGTCGTTGTCGTAGTACTCACGGCCGTTGGAGCCGTCGCCGGTCACCGTGATGTTGGTCGTCTGGCCCTGGGCCACCGAGTTCGGAGCGAGGCTGACGATCGGGCACGGAGCCGGAGCCTTCAGTTCGGCCCAGCGGGTGGACCACACGCCGGCGGAGGCCACCGTCTCCTGGATCGTCCAGACGGTCTGGTCGTCCGCGGGGTCCACGAAGGTTCCAGAATAGTCGCCCCAGCGGCCAGCGTTATAGCCGGCCGTGCTCTGGAAGTACGTTTCCGGGGCGCCGGTCTGGCCGAGCGGGGCACCAAACAAGCGGCCCGCATGGATCGCGCGGATGAACGTCGAGGAGTTGGCGCTGTTCGCGCCGATGGCGAGGTGGCCCTGGCCCGTCATGGCGCAGCTGCCCATCCAGTAGTACTGGAAGCCGCTGCTGGCCGGGTCGAAGAGGGTGCCGGCCTGGCGAAGGGTCGGCGTGGCGTTCGTAAGGTTGACGAGCTCGTACCAGCGCATGCCGACACGGGTCGCGCCGACGCCGCCGTTGGCGTTCCCGTTTTGGTCGCAGTTCGTCGCGTGGGCGCATGTGAGCGTCCACGTGTTCGTCTTTCGGTTCAGGCGGATCTGGGCGTGGAAGATGCGGTCGCCGAGGCTCGGCTGGCTACCGCCGTTGCTCGGGATGTTGCCCGGGACTGACGTCGCCGGCACGTTGATCACGATGTTGCCGGAGATCGAGGGAACGTTGTTCGACCAGCTAAGCTTGCGCATAACGAGCTGGCCTGTCGCGCCCTGGTTAGGGCCGATGATGTAAGACTCCGGCGCGTTCGGATCCGGATTGTCCACACCGCGAGGCGAAAACGGAGCGGTGCCGCTGGTGCCGCCAGTCGTGAACCGGAACCCCGTCACAAGCCCAGAGCCAACCAGGTTGGCCTTGGGGATGACCGTCACGGCCGTTCCGAGGAACGCGGAAAGGCTCGTGTTGAACGTGTTCTCGCCGACGATGACGCCGTACCGGTCGACGCCGCAAGACTCATAGTCCGAGAAGGCGCCCGGAACCTGGTAGTACCAGAACGTGAAGTTCGACTGGTTCGTGATCGTCGGCCCGTTCGAAACGGCGAGGCAAATGCGGTTCGGGGCGTTGAAGGTGATCGCGACGATGTACCACTTCTGGCTCAGCGGGTCGTACGTGGCCCGCGGGTCGATCGCGTCGGACCCGCCGCCGACCGACGAGAAGAACGCCTGAGAGGTGAT carries:
- a CDS encoding RNA polymerase sigma factor — its product is MTSILDRRESFEQVALREVEVLYRVAKRLTLNSNDAEDLVGQTMLNAAKNWQAFDGRHARSWLIRILRNEWNQLLRKRKVRQEVDMESISEPSEEGFWQKVEVRLDVETILVALDTIGEDYRAAITLCDVEEMDYAEAAIALDIPQATLRTRLHRGRKQLQAKLVSLRP
- the sufB gene encoding Fe-S cluster assembly protein SufB, with translation MAISDHLDKQTEGMDDDALLEHVAEREYQWGFVSDVEADTLPPGLSEDTVRFISAKKGEPDWMLEWRLKAFRHLATMPYPKWPNVGYELPDLQSISYYSAPKKKPVLNSIDEADPELVRTFEKLGIPLREQEILLNVRGAAEAHAAGQPTANGQPPSGGVAIDAVFDSVSVVTTFKEELKKAGVLFCSISEAIRDYPELIREYLGSVVPYSDNYFATLNSAVFSDGSFVFIPKNTRCPMELSTYFRINAENTGQFERTLIIAEEGAYVSYLEGCTAPRRDENQLHAAVVELVALKDATIKYSTVQNWYPGDPHTGKGGIFNFVTKRGICRESGAKITWTQVETGSAITWKYPSVILKGDDSVGEFYSVALTANKQQADTGTKMIHIGKRTRSTIVSKGISAGNGQNTYRGLVKINAGADGARNYSVCDSMLMGDRCGAHTFPYIEVKNNTAKMEHEATTSKIGEDQLFYLAQRGISEEDAVNMIVSGFCKDVFRELPMEFAVEAQKLLAVSLEHSVG
- a CDS encoding efflux RND transporter periplasmic adaptor subunit — encoded protein: MLKKGWPLALIAFLIAGCGEGSGPIAKGDAKRAEPKTVAVAKQDIVGYEFFDGELMTPPDAQAVITSPYDTRVEEVVSAVGNPVNRGETLIKLQIPGVDSAKANAKAGAASAEAAYEAERAQVSQPLRDARKHLEEARANEKAGRDAAAAGETVDLEALTVERKAAESEVARLQAEVNATLQPSKSAVRAAQTDLELAKEAEEKGILRSPIGGYIVAMDAKPGLDAKAKQVLATVVNPSQLRVKGKVPPEMKDMVKEGTDVVVTMVGAEKPLLGRVLSVSVLPPVGDSGTSPGYEAVIRFRDIKGAISPSKVTGIGVKTGTADDVLVVPVGAIHNKDGEKYVEVKRGNDWVSTPVETGLSDGALIEVKMGLKEGDMVRFFPETE